CTACGGTGTGTTGTGATTCTGTAAATAACACAAATTGTATAGTTTatcacattaaaaatatttatttttcattatcaaataaatgttatataaaacaattaatctatttcatttatttatttgttttagatagttattttgtttctaaGATTTCACGGGAAAATAACCTACCATTTTCTAAAATCATAGTAAAATCAACATTAACAATTAAaccatgtattttaaatatatttaaatttaagggctttttgcagaattgacctacaacttaaagtcaaacacaaaactaacctcctttttttttgaaaattagttttaccctattcaccccacaagtcgtctctatataattaaaatttgaagttttttttttcaattgcaaaactaacctataacgacttaactgtaagtcgtctacttttaaaaaaatattattattttaattttcactagacgactgaaatgtaagtcgtccaggaaattcaaacttctgaaataatccagacaaatgcaaaactaacctatgacgactgaaatgtaagtcgtctagctttttaggattttttttaaccaaacaatagtaggcgacttatttttcagtcgtccgaaataacagatttcaaagtcaattgcaaaaataacttcTGCGTAGactagacgacttatattttagtcatctggaatacttagattgaagtcgtccgcgtcgtCCTAAATGGACAACTTCTCTGGAAGTCTACTAGATGACCTCTGTggatgtcgtctgcgtcaatgtttaataaacatgcattttctctaaaactataaagactttttaatattttcttgttaattcatgtttattaatgaatatttgggctactgaatgaaatttataacttaattggtgatatttatgaggttaccaacattcacgttagttaaagtttctaactgatccgagatccgctagtttttaagtcttctacgttagtttttgaataacttgtatttttaagagtgataagtaacttcaagatatgtaaaactcatatttacaataTGTTCTCttccttagttttactaaatttgactaagtttttcaacgcaaacttataaaaaatatgatatgctttgactagttactattgtttgttttcatctcttaagtattattgttatagacaataatgatgactattgttatgagttggaagaagggttaaaatgcttcttaaaatattgtatcaatatgaagctaccaacattcttgtttattaagatgagaaaaaggccattggagtttattattgcatatgagagatccaaagataagaaaaaggctactgaaatctattatttcattgatttgtaaatgtgtaaacacattgttagcacatttaatacatcttggaaaacattattactgattttacaaaaaattcacaactaaaagagtagacatgcaattcacaaaacataccacaaacaaaactattataaatcATTCCTCTACATAGACAAGCTTgtactccacttgatatggaagaaaactttgtcagaagacttccaggaagtccagatgacttttaagaagtccagacgacttccaggaagttcagacgactttgtcagaagacttttaggaagtccagacgactttacaggaagtccagacgattttgttagaagacttccaagaagtccagacgacttccagatgacttccagatgactaacaggtaagtcgtcccagaagtcttccagatctgaaaaacctgcatattaaatccacatctgaaaaacctgcatatccaaaaacgttcaaatggcttaaaaacagaaaaaatgagtggaagattagataaatctacctttacagaacacacaaaaatacatatttaaaaataatagatctacctttaaattagtggaagatgagtaccatctaattaaaaacctgcaaaaaagatagattagtaagaaaagacatgagacaaaactgaaaaattcatataaagtttggtgttttcaagtcaaagagattagagtgggtttgcagagttttagtttgggaaaaaagtaagaactttatacaacaagaagttaccaaatgaagaaaaatcagacataagaacttaccaaaacgctcagatctattatgaaagggagacttcgtcagaagacttccatgaagtccagatgacgacttcctggaagtccagacgacttcctggaagtccagacgactttgtcagaagacttccaagaagtccagacgacttccagacgactaacaggtaagtcgtcccagaagtcttccagatctgaaaaacctgcatatcaaatccagatctgaaaaacctgcatatccaaaaacgttcaaatgacttaaaaatagagaaaatgagtggaagattagataaatctacatttatagaacacacaaaaatacatatctaaaattaatagatctacctttaaattagtggaagatgagtaccatttgattaaaaacctgcaaaagagatatattagtaagaaatacatgaaaaattcatataaagtttggtgttttcaagtcaaagagattagagagaggttggagagttttagaatgatgaacattacatttttgttgcagccatttgagaggaggagagagaatgtgtaaatttttctttatataaggagacaaaaaatcaaattactttaaatatttttgactcagacgacttcttggacgacttacatttcagtcgtctggtgaaaaaattaaaacagacgacttacatgtaagtcgtccagaagagtttaatatttttagcgggaaattaaatatttttagcgggaaactaaaatagaagactttccagacgacttaaagtcgtctggtttaaattatttaagcgggaaaataatttttttaaaaaattttaggcgggaatatttggacgacttacatgtaagtcgtctgttttaattttttcaccagacgactgaaatgtaagtcgtctagaccctaaacataacccctaaattAGCTTTTATATGTCCggtaaatgatccggttaggttaaaacgtacattggtaaaattaaaggttcggtacgatgtggacgactgaaatatacgtcgtccgagtaaattattcaatagacgactgaaatataagtcgtccacaccctaaacataacccctaaacttaattatcgaATTAagcacttcataaaatcaaatcaaacttgaaaagtgtttactatacacagaaataaacacatataggtaaaaactaatttttgaaaaaaacattttagtttaccaaaatctaaccctaacaatacatacaatactacaacatatgtttgccaaactcctaaaccaaataatatcatgattcactacttccactcatctatcttcaaaacaaatcaattttatcatatcttaatttatatcacttaaaactgtttataattacttgatttttatttttcacgcatcaaaatatttttttacaagatttataaattatttttaaaataaactggtaccagacgacttacacttcagtcgtccagacgacttccaacatctcagacgactcagacgatttactggggctatattcgtaaaaatggcttctgtttttttgtttggccacaaggggctgagctgtaatttcactaggcttttaggttagttttgcattttattcaagtttgggtataggtttgggattaaaatcaagttgtgggttagttttggcaaaaacccctaaatttaatttatttttcagtgATCTCAATACCAGTGATGCaggaagtgaaaaaaaaaatattttaatatattagaaaaatatttctttttaatatatataataaaaattggtATCTCGACATAGACATAAATCTTTCTACCCCGATGAAGAACCACCCATTATTATTTACATTACAATATCAAGCAAAATTAGAACTTTTGACAAACGAGAGAAATTTCAGAGAGCTTCACCAATTTTTCAACAAGAGAAAGTCGTTAAAagccaattttcaaaaaaaaaaaggtcgtTAAACATGGAAATGAAAACAATGTAAATACGGGTTTACAACTAGATCATTGGTCGCacgaagaaagagaaaaaaagaagaagagaaaaacctATATGGTTATAGTTTGTAATCACTTCACTAGGTTAGCGCTTCTAGAGTtataaaattaccattttatacgACCTTTTATAAGGATACAAAAACAACGTATTACATGTGATTTAAACAAGAGACGTAAAATTTTAGGTTGGCAGGATAATAACATTCCACAAAAAAACAGAGacattagaaaatttaaaaaaatgttagatgtaaatctaaaaatatgaaattttggattctaataaatatataaataaatacttaaaattttattttaaaaaaatagtttcaataagatttttttctttttaaattataaatcggaaaattttagaaaaataaattataaaaagttcaaattaaaaaaatataattaaaaacataaaaaaaattaaatatttttattatatatataacaaggatataaaaatcatttgcatgttattgaaaaatgtattttttaaaatgtttctttaataattttaataataataaacatgaATAGTGATATCAACaaagtaaacatgaaaattctcTATATAAAATAGCTTATATTTTCAATTCCCCTTACCACCTCACCCAAAGTATATAATATTCTATTCacaacaaatttttaatataaacacACTTAACATTTATAAACCtttaacacacaaaaatacttaaaaaccATCAACGTTATTGTACACTCCTCTTGCGAATCCTAACATGAAACACatacaataaaatatacaattatttaGTAATATACATCACACGACAATCATATttcgcgcgtagcgcggaccgaccctagtatatatatatataacacaactaaagaatatattttaatgattgtGTATAGTCGTATAGGTAAAAACATATTAATGAAAAAAGGGCCATTCACGTGTTGGTTGGAAAAATGGTTAACTTACAAAATCAAAGGCCCATTTAGAAAGTTAACTACTCTATCGtaggaaaaatagaaaaacagtTTGATTAATGTTCATAAAAAAGTACTGATTGAAATGGAAATAGTTTTCGATGCTCAATGTTCACCACCAACCATCTTTTCTGCGAGTTCCACACCactatatactattaaaatcatTTCCAAAGTGATCAAGATGTTATCAATCGTGAGATCGATAGAATCAAGGTGGTTTTCTTGATTTTTCGTTGTGAAAGCTGTACCGGTTCGATCCTCAGTTTCGGATTAACAAATTGTCATATGGGATAAAAATCATAACTTTACAGGAACATTTACTAAAACAGTTGATCCATCCTCACACACTCTGTCTCTATCTTAGTAAGTGTTAGGTTTTAATCATGTTGTGATCTTGTAGAGATAAGTAGAAAGTTGAGTATACGTAGAAAGTTGTTTCCTTTCAGATACTCTTTTCGATTGGCTCGTCGATGATTCCAAAATTCAATAGTCTTATTCTGATTTGACTTGTcttgttatatatttatctgTGAAATCAAAAAGTTGAAGTCTTTAATTTATTCTCGTTATAGTTTCTACAGAGAGTGAAACCATGGCTTTCAACTTTCAGCGCAACGTCTTCACCGTTGGCTCCTCCGTTCAAACAGATTGTCATCTCCCATTTGGAAGCAAAGGTAAAAATTTTGCtctctctttttattatttttgtttgatccTTGTccttttcatttattattatatttattctttttttggttCCTCCTTCCCGACACTGCTTCCcgtctctcttcttcctctttttttttgttttctttttttcggtGGAAGAAGCGTGAAGGtctgtgatgtgtgggaaaagAGAGACTGAGTTCTTTTAGAAAAGGGGTTGAGCTCGTCTTATTACTCTTCTCCtcccttaaaaaaaaagaaaacaaatctgGTTTTTTTTGCCGTGAGGAGGTCTGTGATGTGGGAGAAGGGAGGCtgaatttgttttgaaaaaggGGTTGAGCTCGTGTTCTGAGGTGTGGAAAGGGGTTGAGCTCGTTTTTGGAAAGGGGTTGAGCTTCTTTTGGAAAGAGGTTGAGCTCGTTTTGAAAAGGGGTTGAGCTCGTCGCCCGTAGAACGTTTAAGAAGAGTTCGTCGATGGTGGCACCGAGCTTGCCGCCTGATGTTCCGAGCTTGTTAATGCCGGCTCCGAGCTCGTCGACGGTGGTTCCGAGCTCGTCTCCTGTTGCTTTGAACGTGTTGATGGCGGCTCCAAGCTTGCCTCTTGATGTCCCGAGCTTGCCGACGGTGGCTCTGAGCTCGCCTCCTGACGTCCCGAGCTTGCCAACGGCGGGTCTGAGCTCGCCTCTCGACGTCCCGAGCTTGCCATCGGCGGGTCCGAGCTTGCCGACGGTGGCTCTGAGCTCGCCTCCTGACATCCCGAGCTTGCCAACGGCAGGTCTGAGCTCGCCTCCTGACGTCCCGAGCTTCTCCAAACTCATCTCCTGTTGTTACTTCGGGTTCGTTGTTGGTGAAAGAGTGTGGTCGAGATGCGGAGGGCACGAGCTTGCCATTGGTGGGGTCGAGCTCGGATTTTGTGTCAAGTTCATCAGTTCCTAGCTCGTTCATAGGTTCGAGCTTGTCGTTTGCTGTTCCGAGCTTGTCGTTATCGATGGAGCTGTGTCACGGTGAGGTTGGGTTGAGCTCGTCGTCTTTTGGTTCGAGCTCGTCTTTCGTTCCGAATTTATCTTATGTTGTGCCAAATATACCGTCGGTGATGGAAACGTTGGAGCTGAGTTCGCTGATTGGTATGCCGTTGGATGGGAAGGTTGCTCGTGAGCAGCTGTCTTTGTTAGTTCATAAGATGGAGCTTGCCGATGGCCGCAAGTCGTGGTCGGAGATTGCCGAATCTGTCATTGCTGTTGAGTTAGGTACTCTTACTGGAAGTGAAGCAGAAGACACGGTAAGCGCGAGTATGATCGAGGAAGGGACTGGGTTTCTTTTTGATGAAAATGGGACTAATTTAGCGGTGGATCCTGGCGTTGAGGGGTCGAGGTTGTCTTTGACAACGCCTCTTATTGTCCCTAGTTCGTCATCTTTTGTGAAGAAGACTATGTTAGAAACTGTCCGGGAGCATGAGCAGATGCGGTGGCGAACTCTTCTCAAACTAAAGAGTCGTCGTCGAAAACCACAAGTTCCTCTGATGATAGTTCGTACTCGAGTTCTCATAGTGAGAAGTCTGTGGATAGTGCTACTGATGTTGCTGgtcaatatgataatatttctGAAGATGATAAGCGAGATGATGACGTCGAAAACGTTGATGTTGAGGATGATGGTGCTCTGGGGAGCGCCGATGATGAGTGGAATGGGACCTGTGACGTTAATGTTGGCGAGGAAAGTGATCAAGACGAGTATGCTAGTGACGGTGATCATGCTGCTGTTGGAGCTGACGAGATGGGTGACCGAAATGGTGTAGATGGACATAGTGATTTTAGTAGTGAGTGTGATGACTTTAGTGATGAGCAGGATAGTTTTAGTGGTGAGCAAAGCGGTGTTAGTGGTAGTCTTGGAGTCATTGTTGTAGATGATGGGAGGGATGATACCGATGGAGGCAGTGATCGTCGAGCCGATGTTACCgatattcttagaaaaataaaacaagaaagcatgGCTGCCTCCCTTGCTGGATCGCTTGATGTGTTCGGTAATCCTTGTGGCTAtgggaagaagaaaaagagggtCAGGAAGGCGAGGGAAAGGCCTAGGATTTTCGTAGGTCCTCTTGTTAATCATCCGGATCCATCCGAGTCATTTCCTTCTATTGTTGATGAGGATACGATTAAGTGGATCTCAGCCAACTGTTGCCGTAATGGTGTCATAGAAGCGCGTATTCCTGGCGAGGATGAACGTCCGTGGACGGTTCCGGATGGGTGGCTTTGTGTTTATGACTTCTGGTTCACCGAGTATCATTTGTGGTTTCCCCTCCGAGGTTGCTGCTGGCGTATTGTGATGAACATCTTATTGCACTCACTCAACTTACTCCTGCTGCTATTCGAAACATAGTTGCAGCTTTGTTCACAGCCACAGATATTGGTGTTCACATGAGCCTATTCTTGTTTGAACGTATTGCGCATATTACTCGGTGTGATAAGACGGACGGGGCTTTTTATGTATCTATGAAGGCTGGCTGTGGTGTTGTTGGGGAAAGGAAGAGAAAAACGTTATGTTGGATTAAGAAGTTTTTTTATGTTCGAATTGCGCCGTCGTCGGTCCCTGATGTTTCTGATATGAGTGTCCCTTTTAGGAGTAGTTGAAATCCTTACAATGGTAGTTTCACTCTTATTGGTGTGTTCTTGTTTGACATATCTTATTGATTGTTGTCTTGTTTTGCAGGTCGTCATTTAGTTGGTGTTCCTCTTGCTCCTGGTGATAGTGAGTGCGTGGAATACTTCAAGGAGACGAAAGCTCGGGATTGGACTGTGGTGAGGCGAGCTGAGGTTTGGCGGTGCATCCCGTTTATTGACTCAGGTTGaaaatatgtgtttttttgtGGGTTAAATGCTTGTTGGTTTAGATTTGTTACTGATTTTGTATGGTTTTGTTggctcttcttttttttgtagcttGTTGGAGAAAAATGGATTTGAGCGAGATTCCGAGTTTGGTTGATCGTTTTGCTGGAGGTATTGATGATGCTGTTGTTGAGTCTTGTCAGTGTGCCGCCGGTGTGGAGCCTTCGGCATCTGCTCGTAGTATTGTTGTGGGTCTTACGAGTACAACAATTCTTATACCGTTCGCTGGTGTTTCTGGTAAGGAAGTTGTTGTTGCGGGCGGTGGGAGTGTTGTGGCGAAAAGGGCTGCCGCTGGTCGTTCACCAAAAGACGGTGCCGCCTTCGAAATCTCGCAAAATTGTGTGCTCTGATGTTGAGCTGCCTTTTGTGGTTGATTCTCCTGCTGTGGAGAAGGCATCTTTTGAGCCGTTTGATCATTCGTTCAATGGTTTGGCTTCGAGATGTGGTGATCTTTTATTGTTGTTTCAATCACCTGGTGGCGTTGATGGTTTGTGTTTTGATCAAGTTAGGCGCGGTGAGTGGTGTCAGGGGTTCGCTTGTCACTTGGCCATTGTAAGATAATTATTTCTTTCTTCaaagtttgtttgttttctcttttttttttaagaaaaatgaaTTTGTGGGCTACAAAGTTTGCGAATAAATTGGTGGTTAATCAAGATGAAGAGCTTTAAGAGGTGAAGGCCGAGCTCGAAAAAACGAAAGCTGAGCTTGCTTCTATTAAGGATAAGGATGACGGTTCCGAGGAAATAGCGGCTCTGCGCGGCAAGTATGAGGCTGAGAAGAAAGTGTCCTCAGATGCGTTGGAAGAAGTTGAAAAACTCACGGCAAAGATAGCTTTGGAAGCTGGGCGGGTGAAGAAACGTCAAGCGGCCGACTTGGAACATTTTAAGAAGGAAAAGGAAGTGGCGGGCAGGAGGTATCGGAGGGCAGTAATGAGACATGATGATGTGCTTGCTACTTTCAATTCTCGTATGGAAAAGGTGCGGAGGTATGTGGAAAATCAGAAAGTTGTTCGCACAGCTATGCATGGAGTGAATCAGATCATGGGAGTGCTTGATGCTGTCAAGACTTGGAAGAAAGAGGCAATAATTATTCCTGATGGAAAGGTTAAGCATCTTGAGAATGAATTGGTTCGGAGGAAGGAGAAGGCGAACTTGGTTGTTCGTGTTGAGTTTGAACCTAAGGAGCTGGCTGATATCCCTTTCTTTGATTTTACTCGTCCACTCTCTCATGTTCATCCATCTCTGACTGCGGGGGTTGAAGATGCTGCTAAGGCAAGAGGGAAGGAGGAAAATCGTCGTCGTGAGGAAGCAAGTCGTCGTCGTGTGGCTGATCGTGCTGGTGCTGCGTCTTCGGCTGTGAGGCGTGAGGGTCAGGTTCCTTCGCACCCGTAGTTTGGTTCGTGTGATCGTCGAGGCTCTACCTGGCTGCTGCTATCTTTTATTttgctacttttttttttagactTTGGTTGTTATGATTTGATCATGTTGATCTCTTTCGGATATGGATGGTAGTCTTCTTGTTGGTTTTTGTTGTTATGATCGATCATGTTGGACTTCTTTTATATGATGCTTGAATTCTTcatgtttgtttttattcttctttgCATGCCTTTGATCGTTGAAATGTTGTAGGGCTGGCGTGTGAGAATGGATCtctgtatatttttattttgaaaatttgattaACTGTGAGCAGGGAGCTGCAGCACTGAGAACGGATCTCATAGTTTTATTTTGCAAATTTGGTTAAGTATGAGCGCGGAGCTGCAGCACTGAGAACGGATCTCATAGCTTTATTTTGCAAATTTGAGTAAGTGTGAGCGCGGAGCTGCAGCACTGAGAACGGATCTCGTATTTTTACTTTGCAAATTTGATTAAGTGTGAGCGCGGAGTTGCAGCACTTGAGAACGGatcttgtaattttattttgcaaatttGATTAAGTGTGAGCGCGGAGCTGCAGCGCTGAGAACGGATCTCGGATTTTTTTGTGAGTGAGGGTCGTATCCTgatatttgtttgaaaaatatataattttttttatagaactaGCTGAGCCTCGTGAGaggttgcctacgtaccccacAGGCAGGGATCAAGCCGACCGTACTTCACCTTTACAGTAAATGCTTGAATTAAAAGGGGTGGATCCTCCTGGATCTTATTTTTAGTACATCAGGGGTGCACCGTTCTTCGTAGATTtctgatataccttggatttgactcatttttatccatggtatataagtactttactatatatatatctatgttttttactcttctaggtatgttttcaggttcatgtgcatttcggagtaaagctatgactttggagcattttggagcttaaaggacatttcacccgagctgaccacttagaggtcgacgagaggaagaataatcgatcaatGTGCATCAGTGCTGActatcgatatcaggaaatgcatggacagatgaagattaatatcgatcgatgtacacaagtaccatcgatcgatgtcgagacaccagacgcgacattttggattcagcagacttaaaaaccaaggcgaagccaaattaccaaaatgcctgacgagtttttaacctagtagaatatatactgcctagTGTTTTTGACGGCAGAAAGAACAgagctttttctagacctagttttgctacaagtttcattttgggagagaagatcacttgtgattggaactccttgtttctatttcttttcatctattctatgagtttctatttatctattgatatgaattgctttgctatgtctgagtagttcaactgttagatccagggttcggatatgtttgtgggattagccccaaactatagatctgccttgttgtgatattcatgatagatttgtattcattgcttgttttagcctagctaactagaacttgatcataggattgcatattcaagcacccttgttatcccatcctgacatctatctatcatattaggattgctagagagggctaaccgccaatttagaatcttagtagagtattttcatactcgcgcataggcctggctagaacccgtcgatcgatgtcctcaactgacaatagatcgatgttggcaaaggtgtatcagtcgacgtcttaatagactatcgatcgacactctcttgtgtctgcatctaaccggtgagacacaagatctagtctgttaaccagtggtacatgcgacagctgatccctgagttaagcgaatgagctctaatatatcatgcatgcaacagttagacATCTAttggtattataatctccaacacttGAATAGTGGccatgcatctaatatcatttccaaccaaatttacatttattatttactcgcttgttactattgctatttcatttaaacatttacaacccttagaattaataaacactagatttaattgttccctagctccttgtggattcgatccctaagaactacatctgaacctcttttgatgagagtaacattccttagggtaatttgagtggtatcaaatttggcgccgttgtcggggagctttgatcgccattagatttagttttattaattctttttcttttctttaccctctttctaataatctttttcttgtcttttcaggtgcatgcccagcggtaccagaagtaacaaggagaaagacttgctgttctcagacgatcctgctcatttggaacgcaccatcccTAGAGGTCAatgttccacatcgctcgacgcaaccacttcgtcgtcgatcgatacgcacaaccaaccgtcgaccgacaccagaccatcatcgtcgatcgatcccgatcgttcgacaacgatcgatactacgCCGCGTACGTTGATCGATttcgtgtcgtcaaaaatggtaaacattattattctaactcaggatgagaacggaaacctgtatgaccaggccggtcatctgtgtaatgcaacaggtcagaaaatagatgctcaggaaactgtaatccctgatgctgatgctacaggagctgctcaacctgtagatgaggacgctcgatcgaaatCACTGGCCGACTtcaatcgcccagatgagtattattccaacagatcagctattcgacttccggagatccagaagcagaatttcgagctgaagcctcaatactacactctcgtgtcgcagataccctactctgggttaccgcacaaacatcctatggaccatttggaacggtttgaggatctaatcgctgctattcggatggaaggagtccccaaagattacctgctgtgcaaactcttcagatacacgctgaatggagaagcgatgcactggcttaggcaacaacccacaggatctttaacatcctggagcgacatcaagaatgctttcttacgaaacttcttcgatgaggcgcgcgctgaagaacttcggaacaaaatttccacattctcgcagaaggctggagagtccttcaaagatgcgtggattagatttaggtttttccagcgagactgtccacaccacggatttaacgaagtgcagctgctaagcactttcttccaaggtctcgccttacagtatcaaatggcccTTGATACAGCGAGTgcaggaaacttcactactcgaaatccgttggaagctgtgagacgtatcgaaaaccttgctaacagcagcagcaccaagaacactgactctgaacggaagaagtctgtagcttctatcgggaaggaacagatggacgaagtaagagctaagttagatgtcgtgcacgagcttcttaggaagcaagtctgttcagctgaaggagaagtagcagatacggaaggagaagaaaatgtgaattacatcggaggtaccggattccagaaattttgaaaccaaggcggaaacagaaacttc
Above is a window of Brassica napus cultivar Da-Ae chromosome A10, Da-Ae, whole genome shotgun sequence DNA encoding:
- the LOC106386283 gene encoding uncharacterized protein LOC106386283, with amino-acid sequence MAFNFQRNVFTVGSSVQTDCHLPFGSKGRHLVGVPLAPGDSECVEYFKETKARDWTVVRRAEVWRCIPFIDSACWRKMDLSEIPSLVDRFAGGIDDAVVESCQCAAGVEPSASARSIVVGLTSTTILIPFAGVSGKEVVVAGGGSVVAKRAAAGRSPKDGAAFEISQNCVL